From Phalacrocorax carbo chromosome 8, bPhaCar2.1, whole genome shotgun sequence, a single genomic window includes:
- the ZCCHC10 gene encoding zinc finger CCHC domain-containing protein 10 isoform X1 produces the protein MATPMHRLIARRQAEANKQHVRCQKCLEFGHWTYECTGKRKYLHRPSRTAQLAKILKEKEKRLLLQQSAGESTAERKTKKKRSKSVTSSSSSSSSSSASDSSSDSDDSSTSSSDDDSDSDESSSTSSSSPSSSSTSSSSEFESDSSSSSSSSSSTDSSSDDEPPKKKKKK, from the exons GGAGGCAAACAAGCAGCATGTAAGATGTCAAAAATGTTTAGAGTTTGGACATTGGACGTACGAATGTACCGGCAAGAGAAAATACCTGCACAGACCTTCAAGGACAGCTCAGTTAGCGaaaattcttaaagaaaaagaaaagcgaCTATTACTGCAACAAAG TGCTGGAGAAAGtactgcagaaaggaagaccaagaaaaaaag ATCTAAAAGCGTGACCAGTTCCAGCAGCAGTAGCAGTTCCAGTTCGGCTAGCGATTCCTCATCTGACAGTGACGATTCTTCTACCTCCTCTTCTGATGATGACAGCGACAGTGATGAGAGCTCCTCTACTTCCTCATCTTCACCATCCTCTAGTAGTACTTCCTCTTCTTCCGAGTTCGAATCGGATTCTAGTTCCTccagcagtagcagcagcagcacagacagtAGTTCTGATGATGAGccaccaaagaaaaagaagaagaaatag
- the ZCCHC10 gene encoding zinc finger CCHC domain-containing protein 10 isoform X2 gives MATPMHRLIARRQAEANKQHVRCQKCLEFGHWTYECTGKRKYLHRPSRTAQLAKILKEKEKRLLLQQRSKSVTSSSSSSSSSSASDSSSDSDDSSTSSSDDDSDSDESSSTSSSSPSSSSTSSSSEFESDSSSSSSSSSSTDSSSDDEPPKKKKKK, from the exons GGAGGCAAACAAGCAGCATGTAAGATGTCAAAAATGTTTAGAGTTTGGACATTGGACGTACGAATGTACCGGCAAGAGAAAATACCTGCACAGACCTTCAAGGACAGCTCAGTTAGCGaaaattcttaaagaaaaagaaaagcgaCTATTACTGCAACAAAG ATCTAAAAGCGTGACCAGTTCCAGCAGCAGTAGCAGTTCCAGTTCGGCTAGCGATTCCTCATCTGACAGTGACGATTCTTCTACCTCCTCTTCTGATGATGACAGCGACAGTGATGAGAGCTCCTCTACTTCCTCATCTTCACCATCCTCTAGTAGTACTTCCTCTTCTTCCGAGTTCGAATCGGATTCTAGTTCCTccagcagtagcagcagcagcacagacagtAGTTCTGATGATGAGccaccaaagaaaaagaagaagaaatag
- the ZCCHC10 gene encoding zinc finger CCHC domain-containing protein 10 isoform X3 translates to MAARVTRVLDQVPSSERCFGIQFCLLRATSPTCERPGYLCAGESTAERKTKKKRSKSVTSSSSSSSSSSASDSSSDSDDSSTSSSDDDSDSDESSSTSSSSPSSSSTSSSSEFESDSSSSSSSSSSTDSSSDDEPPKKKKKK, encoded by the exons ATGGCAGCCCGGGTTACTCGTGTGCTGGATCAGGTCCCGTCTTCTGAGAGGTGCTTTGGGATCCAATTCTGTTTGCTCAGAGCGACTTCTCCTACCTGTGAAAGACCTGGTTACCTATG TGCTGGAGAAAGtactgcagaaaggaagaccaagaaaaaaag ATCTAAAAGCGTGACCAGTTCCAGCAGCAGTAGCAGTTCCAGTTCGGCTAGCGATTCCTCATCTGACAGTGACGATTCTTCTACCTCCTCTTCTGATGATGACAGCGACAGTGATGAGAGCTCCTCTACTTCCTCATCTTCACCATCCTCTAGTAGTACTTCCTCTTCTTCCGAGTTCGAATCGGATTCTAGTTCCTccagcagtagcagcagcagcacagacagtAGTTCTGATGATGAGccaccaaagaaaaagaagaagaaatag